One segment of Brassica napus cultivar Da-Ae chromosome C3, Da-Ae, whole genome shotgun sequence DNA contains the following:
- the LOC106406335 gene encoding solanesyl diphosphate synthase 3, chloroplastic/mitochondrial isoform X1, with protein MLFTRGVSSKFLRNRSFSQSLVASHRLLAIIIPEQGHSCSHSTTTHTKGYVCRGSTYSFKSPLFGAGFTHHHHHLYHQSSSVVEEELDPFSLVADELSLLSNKLRAMVVAEVPKLASAAEYFFKRGVEGKQFRPTILLLMATALNVRVPEALAAESADIVSSELRVRQRGIAEITEMIHVASLLHDDVLDDADTRRGVGSLNFVMGNKISVLAGDFLLSRACVALAALKNTEVVSLLATVVEHLVTGETMQMTSTTDQRHSMDYYMQKTYYKTASLISNSCKAVALLAGQSAEVAVLAFEYGKNLGLAFQLIDDVLDFTGTSASLGKGSLSDIRHGIITAPILFAMEEFPQLRKVVGQLEKDPTNVDIALEYLGKSNGIQRTRDLAMEHANLAAAAIGSLPETDDEDVKRSRRALVDLTHRVITRNK; from the exons ATGTTATTCACGAGAGGTGTCTCTTCAAAGTTTCTGAGAAACCGCAGCTTCTCTCAATCTCTTGTCGCTTCTCACCGCCTCCTCGCAATCATCATCCCCGAACAGGGTCACTCTTGTTCCCACTCTACTACTACACACACGAAG GGTTACGTTTGCAGAGGTTCTACTTATTCATTCAAATCTCCCCTTTTTGGTGCTGGTTTtacacatcatcatcatcatctctatCACCAGAGCAGCTCAGTTGTTGAG GAGGAGCTTGACCCGTTTTCCCTTGTTGCTGATGAGCTGTCACTTCTTAGTAATAAGTTGAGAGCCATGGTAGTTGCCGAG GTTCCCAAGCTTGCTTCTGCGGCTGAATACTTCTTCAAAAGGGGTGTGGAAGGCAAACAGTTTCGTCCAACT ATTTTGCTGTTGATGGCGACTGCTCTGAATGTACGCGTACCAGAAGCCTTGGCTGCTGAATCAGCAGATATAGTCTCATCAGAGTTACGTGTAAGGCAACGGGGTATTGCTGAAATTACCGAAATGATACAT GTTGCAAGCCTCCTGCACGATGATGTCTTGGATGATGCGGATACAAGGCGTGGTGTTGGTTCTTTAAACTTTGTAATGGGTAACAAG ATATCAGTATTAGCAGGAGACTTTTTGCTCTCTCGGGCTTGTGTGGCTCTTGCTGCTCTGAAAAACACAGAG GTTGTGTCATTACTTGCAACTGTTGTAGAGCATCTTGTTACTGGTGAAACCATGCAAATGACTAGCACAACGGATCAGCGTCATAG TATGGACTACTACATGCAGAAGACATATTATAAGACGGCATCACTAATCTCAAACAGCTGCAAAGCAGTGGCATTACTCGCTGGACAATCAGCAGAAGTTGCCGTGTTAGCTTTTGAATACGGGAAGAATCTG GGCTTGGCATTCCAATTGATAGACGATGTTCTCGACTTCACGGGCACATCTGCGTCTCTAGGAAAGGGATCCTTATCAGACATCCGACATGGGATCATAACAGCTCCGATCCTGTTTGCGATGGAGGAGTTTCCACAGCTACGCAAAGTTGTTGGTCAACTTGAAAAAGATCCAACGAATGTTGACATT GCTTTGGAGTATCTTGGGAAGAGCAATGGGATACAAAGGACCAGAGACTTAGCTATGGAACATGCGAATCTCGCAGCAGCAGCAATTGGGTCTCTACCTGAAACAGACGATGAAGATGTCAAAAGATCGAGGCGGGCACTTGTTGACTTGACACATAGAGTCATCACCAGAAACAAGTGA
- the LOC106406335 gene encoding solanesyl diphosphate synthase 3, chloroplastic/mitochondrial isoform X2 encodes MVVAEVPKLASAAEYFFKRGVEGKQFRPTILLLMATALNVRVPEALAAESADIVSSELRVRQRGIAEITEMIHVASLLHDDVLDDADTRRGVGSLNFVMGNKISVLAGDFLLSRACVALAALKNTEVVSLLATVVEHLVTGETMQMTSTTDQRHSMDYYMQKTYYKTASLISNSCKAVALLAGQSAEVAVLAFEYGKNLGLAFQLIDDVLDFTGTSASLGKGSLSDIRHGIITAPILFAMEEFPQLRKVVGQLEKDPTNVDIALEYLGKSNGIQRTRDLAMEHANLAAAAIGSLPETDDEDVKRSRRALVDLTHRVITRNK; translated from the exons ATGGTAGTTGCCGAG GTTCCCAAGCTTGCTTCTGCGGCTGAATACTTCTTCAAAAGGGGTGTGGAAGGCAAACAGTTTCGTCCAACT ATTTTGCTGTTGATGGCGACTGCTCTGAATGTACGCGTACCAGAAGCCTTGGCTGCTGAATCAGCAGATATAGTCTCATCAGAGTTACGTGTAAGGCAACGGGGTATTGCTGAAATTACCGAAATGATACAT GTTGCAAGCCTCCTGCACGATGATGTCTTGGATGATGCGGATACAAGGCGTGGTGTTGGTTCTTTAAACTTTGTAATGGGTAACAAG ATATCAGTATTAGCAGGAGACTTTTTGCTCTCTCGGGCTTGTGTGGCTCTTGCTGCTCTGAAAAACACAGAG GTTGTGTCATTACTTGCAACTGTTGTAGAGCATCTTGTTACTGGTGAAACCATGCAAATGACTAGCACAACGGATCAGCGTCATAG TATGGACTACTACATGCAGAAGACATATTATAAGACGGCATCACTAATCTCAAACAGCTGCAAAGCAGTGGCATTACTCGCTGGACAATCAGCAGAAGTTGCCGTGTTAGCTTTTGAATACGGGAAGAATCTG GGCTTGGCATTCCAATTGATAGACGATGTTCTCGACTTCACGGGCACATCTGCGTCTCTAGGAAAGGGATCCTTATCAGACATCCGACATGGGATCATAACAGCTCCGATCCTGTTTGCGATGGAGGAGTTTCCACAGCTACGCAAAGTTGTTGGTCAACTTGAAAAAGATCCAACGAATGTTGACATT GCTTTGGAGTATCTTGGGAAGAGCAATGGGATACAAAGGACCAGAGACTTAGCTATGGAACATGCGAATCTCGCAGCAGCAGCAATTGGGTCTCTACCTGAAACAGACGATGAAGATGTCAAAAGATCGAGGCGGGCACTTGTTGACTTGACACATAGAGTCATCACCAGAAACAAGTGA
- the BNAC03G19060D gene encoding nitrate regulatory gene2 protein, with translation MGCAASSIDNEEKVLVCRQRKRLMKKLLVFRGDFADAQLAYLRALRNTGVTLRQFTESESLELENTSYGLSFPSPPPTLPPSPPHPPTLPPPPPPPPFSPDLRKPEADEEEEGAAEIDGNVDGSVATPPPPLPNSWNLWNPFESLELDSHPNGDDVGTQTDLKKKQKFQQAEEENWAETKTEFEEEDEQQEALGLSVQRIEAGGGSEVKKPRRLTFKLEEVMDDNSSMTSCYGKDLENADCRIRRTLEGIIRELDDYFLKASGCEKEIAVIVDINSRDSVDPFRYQETRRKRSSSAKVFSALSWSWSSKSLQMGKDATTSGTVEPCRPGAHCSTLEKLYTAEKKLYQLVRNKEIAKVEHERKSALLQKQDGEAYDLSKIEKTRLSLESLESEFQRLEDSITETCSCVLNLINEELYPQLVALTSGLAHMWKTMLKCHQVQVHISQQLNHLPDYPSIDLSSEYKRQAVNQLETEVTSWYNSFCKLVNSQREYVKTLCTWIQLTDRLSKEDNQRTSLPVAARKLCKEWQLVFEKLPDQVTSEAIKSFLTAIKSVINQQTEEYNLRRKWNKLEKRLEKELISLAEMERRLEGMSAMEEDANSTSLGSKHPLLIKQAKIEALRKRVDVEKTKYLNSVEVSKRMTLDNLKSSLPNVFQVLTALATVFAKGFESVHGQTATDVSNTSQDSDGSQH, from the exons ATGGGGTGTGCTGCTTCAAGCATTGACAATGAAGAAAAGGTGTTAGTTTGTAGGCAGAGAAAGAGGCTAATGAAGAAGTTATTAGTGTTCAGGGGAGATTTTGCAGATGCTCAATTGGCTTATCTTAGAGCTTTGAGGAACACTGGTGTCACTCTCAGGCAGTTCACTGAGTCTGAGTCCTTGGAGCTTGAGAACACTAGTTATGGCTTAAGTTTTCCTTCTCCACCTCCTACATTGCCTCCTTCTCCACCTCATCCTCCTACCTTGCCTCcgccaccacctcctcctccttttAGCCCGGATTTGAGAAAGCCTGAGgctgatgaggaagaagagggtgCTGCAGAGATTGATGGTAATGTTGATGGAAGTGTTGCAACACCTCCACCTCCATTGCCGAACTCTTGGAACTTGTGGAACCCGTTTGAGTCACTGGAGCTGGATAGCCATCCAAATGGTGATGATGTAGGTACACAAACTGACctgaagaagaaacagaagTTTCAGCAAGCTGAAGAGGAGAACTGGGCAGAGACGAAGACTGAgtttgaggaagaagatgagcaaCAAGAAGCACTTGGTTTAAGTGTTCAGCGAATAGAAGCTGGTGGTGGGTCTGAAGTGAAGAAGCCACGGCGTCTGACGTTTAAGCTGGAAGAAGTTATGGACGACAACTCATCGATGACAAGCTGCTATGGTAAAGATCTGGAGAACGCTGATTGTAGGATCAGGAGGACCTTAGAAGGGATCATCAGGGAGTTGGATGATTACTTTCTTAAAGCATCTGGCTGCGAGAAGGAGATAGCTGTGATAGTAGACATCAACAGCAGGGATAGTGTTGATCCGTTCAGGTATCAAGAAACAAGAA GGAAAAGAAGCAGCTCTGCAAAGGTATTCAGTGCATTGTCATGGAGCTGGTCCTCAAAGTCTCTTCAGATGGGCAAAGATGCTACAACAAGCGGTACTGTTGAGCCCTGCAGGCCTGGAGCTCACTGCAGCACACTTGAGAAGCTATACACAGCTGAGAAGAAACTTTACCAGCTAGTCAGA AACAAAGAAATTGCCAAAGTGGAGCATGAGAGGAAGTCTGCGTTACTGCAGAAGCAAGATGGGGAAGCCTATGATTTGAGCAAGATAGAGAAGACTCGCTTGTCTTTGGAGAGTTTGGAATCCGAGTTCCAGCGTCTAGAAGACTCCATAACTGAGACATGCTCATGTGTGCTGAACTTAATCAATGAGGAGCTGTATCCGCAGCTCGTTGCTTTAACTTCCGG ACTTGCACATATGTGGAAGACAATGCTCAAGTGCCATCAAGTCCAAGTTCATATATCTCAGCAACTGAACCATCTTCCAGATTACCCGAGTATAGATCTTAGTTCGGAATACAAACGCCAGGCGGTTAATCAACTAGAGACCGAGGTTACTAGCTGGTACAATAGTTTCTGCAAGTTAGTAAATTCTCAGCGAGAGTACGTGAAAACACTCTGCACGTGGATCCAACTTACTGACCGCCTCTCAAAGGAAGACAACCAAAGAACCAGCTTGCCTGTTGCTGCTCGTAAGCTCTGCAAAGAATGGCAGCTTGTCTTTGAAAAGCTCCCTGATCAG GTAACCTCAGAGGCCATTAAAAGCTTTCTGACGGCAATCAAATCTGTCATTAACCAACAAACTGAGGAATACAACCTGCGGAGGAAATGGAATAAACTTGAGAAGAGGCTGGAGAAAGAGCTAATCTCACTAGCTGAGATGGAAAGAAGGCTTGAGGGAATGTCAGCAATGGAAGAGGACGCAAACTCAACAAGTTTAGGCTCTAAGCATCCGTTGCTAATCAAACAAGCCAAGATTGAAGCCTTGAGAAAACGAGTGGACGTTGAGAAAACCAAGTACTTGAACTCGGTTGAGGTCAGTAAGAGAATGACACTGGACAACCTCAAATCAAGCCTTCCCAATGTCTTTCAGGTGCTGACTGCTCTCGCAACTGTCTTTGCCAAAGGGTTTGAATCCGTTCATGGTCAAACCGCTACAGATGTTTCAAACACATCCCAAGATTCTGATGGATCTCAACACTAA